Proteins encoded within one genomic window of Haematobia irritans isolate KBUSLIRL chromosome 5, ASM5000362v1, whole genome shotgun sequence:
- the LOC142239885 gene encoding zinc finger MYM-type protein 1-like has translation MYENENTEYLNKLIGIVLLLARQGLPFRGHREHSNSKNRGNFLEFAEFMSQNDSVFKTNFNKSINHTSPDFQNEIIELSAKAVTNVIVEKVKACGFFSLMVDEARCFKEEQLSITIRFAVGVEVEEHFLCFIDCSVSRDASSLQKIILEFLKIRNLENIPIGGQSYDGANVMSGYKNGLQMKIKESNPQAVFIHCLAHKLNLVIGDSCSDLQFASRFVNAVEVLYSHFSKPGNQSDLKRISNGLIANYFTLQSLSTTRWSCRYENCKAIITNYTAIKNALDEEANADRDKNSIEALSVINLITTPDFIVCLHIFHFALKSTQTLSKYFQTKTATFGEALDTVTSMIKYRFKSLPLAKSINAFGNLNLKGASEFIENYKNCLQIDTNSLLAEALLQ, from the exons ATGTACG AAAACGAAAATACCGAATATTTGAATAAACTTATTGGTATTGTGTTACTTTTAGCACGTCAGGGTCTTCCATTTCGTGGTCACCGAGAACATTCAAATTCCAAAAACAGGggtaattttttagaatttgctgAGTTTATGTCGCAAAATGACTctgtatttaaaacaaatttcaataagtCTATAAACCATACAAGTCCCGACTTTCAAAACGAAATAATTGAACTTTCCGCTAAGGCAGTGACAAATGTTATTGTCGAAAAAGTAAAAGCATGCGGATTCTTCTCGTTAATGGTTGACGAAGCCAGATGTTTCAAAGAGGAGCAATTATCCATAACAATACGATTTGCTGTCGGTGTAGAAGTTGAGGAACACTTTCTTTGTTTTATTGATTGTTCCGTTAGCCGTGATGCTTCGTCTCTACAAAAGATAATTCTGGAGTTCTTGAAAATAAGAAATTTGGAGAATATCCCAATAGGTGGACAGTCTTACGATGGTGCCAACGTTATGTCAGGATACAAAAATGGACTTCAAATGAAGATTAAAGAATCAAATCCTCAAGCCGTATTCATTCATTGTTTGGCACATAAATTGAATTTGGTTATTGGTGATTCTTGCTCAGATTTGCAATTTGCGTCAAGATTTGTTAATGCTGTTGAAGTATTATATTCTCATTTTTCAAAACCGGGTAATCAAAGCGATTTGAAGCGTATAAGCAATGGACTGATTGCGAACTATTTTACACTACAAAGTTTAAGTACAACTAGATGGAGCTGCAGATATGAAAATTGCAAAGCAATTATAACAAATTACACTGCAATAAAAAATGCCTTAGATGAGGAAGCAAACGCAGATCGTGATAAAAACTCTATAGAAGCTCTAAGTgtgataaatttaattacaacgcCAGATTTTATTGTCTGCCTTCACATTTTCCATTTTGCACTCAAATCCACACAAACGctaagcaaatattttcaaactaaAACAGCCACATTCGGAGAGGCTCTGGACACAGTAACGTCAATGATAA aataCCGATTTAAAAGCCTTCCATTGGCCAAATCTATAAACGCATTTGGAAATCTCAACTTAAAAGGTGCTTCCGAATTTATTGAGAACTATAAGAATTGCCTACAAATCGATACAAATTCACTTTTAGCAGAGGCACTT TTGCAATAA